In Candidatus Limnocylindria bacterium, one DNA window encodes the following:
- the mrdA gene encoding penicillin-binding protein 2 produces MRQTSRDFVRPNRFIAMGIAVVLVFAGLTVRLWDLQVVTGSHYRDLAEQNRVLRLPVEAERGTIVDRNGKVLARNLPGFAVTVIPVDVPRPKQEELAQRLGALIARAPSDVYNAIDIQRARNPYEPVKISLRPVARDIALLLSERAEMFPGVRVEAESIRSYADAVLYSPLLGYVGPVTEDEFEALRDKGYLQTDLIGRTGLEYEYENYLRGRYGWREIERDAAQREIKQLAYSPPTTGNSLVLTIDDRLQKLIEGELKKGVDQDLFTQAVGIAMNPQNGEILAMYSNPGYDNNWFINGITPEQMAQLNGDDRHPLVNKAIGDIYPPGSTFKMVTGLSALSEGIANRSTVVNVTSNVLNVGGFNFYDWRAHGSLDFVNGFAHSSDIYFYTLGGGNPNTGRAGVGPEAIYKYGSDLGFGARTGIDLPGEATGIMPSPAWKLQTFDEPWTIGNTYHESIGQGFVAVTPLQLLNAYSIVANGGTFYQPHLLKEVVGPQGNVVFRQQPNVVRKVGITQENLTLLRESARRVVTIGHAFMPNAKLPIAGKTGTAEFGSSAGKDTAGRNKLGFHNWFVSFLPKADNTDPTAEIAMVIFTFDSSRSLCENCFNPAVGMTQRILEAYVVGPK; encoded by the coding sequence ATGAGACAGACGTCGCGCGACTTCGTCCGACCAAATCGCTTCATCGCGATGGGGATCGCGGTCGTGCTCGTCTTCGCCGGACTCACGGTGCGCCTTTGGGATCTGCAGGTCGTGACCGGTAGCCATTACCGTGACCTCGCCGAGCAGAACCGCGTGCTGCGTCTACCGGTCGAGGCGGAGCGGGGGACCATCGTCGACCGCAACGGCAAGGTGCTCGCGCGGAATCTCCCCGGATTCGCCGTCACGGTGATCCCAGTGGACGTGCCGCGCCCGAAACAGGAGGAGCTCGCGCAGCGTTTGGGCGCGCTCATCGCTCGCGCACCGAGCGATGTGTACAACGCGATCGATATCCAGCGAGCGCGCAACCCGTACGAGCCGGTGAAGATCTCGCTCCGGCCGGTCGCGCGCGACATCGCGCTGTTGCTGTCGGAGCGCGCTGAGATGTTCCCGGGAGTGCGCGTCGAAGCCGAGTCGATCCGGTCGTACGCGGACGCGGTCCTCTACTCACCACTCCTGGGATACGTCGGTCCGGTGACCGAAGACGAGTTCGAAGCGCTCCGCGACAAGGGCTACCTGCAAACGGATCTCATCGGCCGCACCGGTCTCGAGTACGAGTACGAGAACTACCTGCGCGGCAGGTATGGCTGGCGTGAGATCGAGCGCGACGCGGCACAGCGCGAGATCAAGCAGCTCGCGTATTCACCGCCGACGACCGGAAACAGCCTCGTGCTCACCATCGACGACCGCCTGCAGAAGCTGATCGAGGGCGAGCTGAAGAAGGGCGTCGACCAGGATCTCTTCACCCAGGCCGTCGGGATCGCGATGAACCCGCAGAACGGCGAGATCCTCGCGATGTACTCCAACCCCGGCTACGACAACAACTGGTTCATCAACGGCATCACGCCCGAGCAGATGGCGCAGCTCAATGGCGACGACCGCCATCCGCTGGTGAACAAGGCGATCGGCGACATCTATCCGCCGGGCTCGACGTTCAAGATGGTCACCGGCCTCTCGGCGCTGAGCGAGGGGATCGCGAACCGCAGCACGGTCGTGAACGTGACGTCGAACGTGCTGAACGTCGGCGGCTTCAACTTCTACGACTGGCGCGCGCACGGTTCGCTCGATTTCGTCAACGGGTTCGCGCATTCGAGTGACATCTACTTCTACACGCTGGGCGGCGGCAACCCGAATACAGGACGCGCGGGCGTCGGCCCCGAGGCGATCTACAAGTACGGGAGCGACCTCGGCTTTGGCGCCCGGACCGGCATCGATCTGCCCGGCGAGGCCACCGGGATCATGCCGAGCCCGGCGTGGAAGCTGCAGACGTTCGATGAGCCGTGGACGATCGGCAACACGTATCACGAGTCGATCGGTCAGGGCTTCGTCGCCGTGACTCCGCTCCAGCTGCTCAATGCGTACTCGATCGTCGCGAACGGCGGCACGTTCTACCAGCCGCACCTCCTGAAAGAGGTCGTCGGTCCGCAGGGGAACGTGGTCTTCAGGCAACAGCCCAACGTCGTGCGGAAGGTCGGCATCACGCAGGAGAACCTCACGCTGCTGCGCGAGTCGGCGCGGCGCGTGGTCACGATCGGGCACGCCTTCATGCCGAACGCGAAGCTGCCCATCGCCGGAAAGACCGGCACCGCGGAGTTCGGCTCCTCGGCGGGGAAGGACACCGCGGGCCGCAACAAGCTCGGCTTCCACAACTGGTTCGTGTCCTTCCTGCCGAAGGCGGACAACACCGACCCGACGGCCGAGATCGCGATGGTGATCTTCACCTTCGACTCGAGCCGCTCCCTGTGCGAGAACTGCTTCAATCCCGCCGTCGGTATGACGCAGCGGATCCTCGAGGCCTATGTGGTGGGGCCAAAGTGA
- the rodA gene encoding rod shape-determining protein RodA, with the protein MSVKALDMRRSSASPLHDRPHARRLDQVDPYLLIATLLLIGYGLVMTYAVTVESRTLTGDPMQFVIRGALWAAIGVAVMVAVAMFDYAWLGTFAPLLYLLTLGLLGVVLVIGTSSLGAQRSVNFGGLSFQFSEIAKVLMIVVLAKFFADRIDKIGSPLTILGGLVFLGPAVLLVYRQPDLGTTLVFVAIFFGMAFMAGARLWQLIGMVAVAGASFPVIWNVLKPYQQARLTAFLDPYSDPQGAGWNIIQSLIAVGSGGPTGKGLTAGTQSPLGYLPIAESDFVFAGLAEDLGFMGAMILFGVYILLLVAALRVAFRARDPFGMLLASGVVAMLVFQILVNVGMAISLMPVTGIPLPFISHGGSSLVSICFALGVLQSVAMRRPGPEIG; encoded by the coding sequence GTGAGCGTCAAAGCGCTCGACATGCGGCGCTCGTCTGCGTCGCCGCTGCACGACCGGCCGCACGCCAGGCGGCTGGACCAGGTCGATCCGTACCTCCTCATCGCGACCCTGCTCCTCATCGGGTACGGGCTGGTCATGACGTACGCGGTCACCGTCGAGTCGCGCACCCTGACCGGCGACCCGATGCAGTTCGTCATCCGCGGCGCGCTGTGGGCCGCGATAGGCGTGGCGGTCATGGTGGCAGTCGCGATGTTCGACTACGCGTGGCTCGGCACCTTCGCGCCGCTCCTCTATCTGCTTACGCTCGGCCTGCTCGGCGTGGTGCTGGTCATCGGCACGTCGTCACTCGGCGCGCAGCGCTCGGTGAACTTCGGCGGGCTTTCATTCCAGTTCAGCGAGATCGCGAAGGTGCTCATGATCGTGGTACTCGCGAAATTCTTCGCCGATCGCATCGATAAGATCGGCTCGCCTCTGACGATCCTGGGTGGCCTCGTCTTCCTCGGGCCGGCGGTGTTGCTCGTCTACCGGCAACCTGACCTCGGGACGACGCTCGTCTTTGTCGCGATCTTCTTCGGCATGGCGTTCATGGCCGGCGCGCGCCTGTGGCAGCTCATCGGGATGGTCGCCGTCGCCGGCGCGTCGTTCCCAGTGATCTGGAACGTCCTGAAGCCCTACCAGCAGGCGCGCCTCACCGCGTTCCTCGATCCGTACTCCGATCCACAGGGAGCCGGCTGGAACATCATCCAGTCGCTCATCGCCGTGGGTTCCGGCGGACCGACGGGAAAGGGCCTCACGGCCGGAACGCAGTCGCCGCTTGGCTATCTCCCCATCGCCGAATCCGACTTTGTCTTCGCCGGGCTCGCCGAGGATCTCGGCTTCATGGGCGCGATGATCCTCTTCGGGGTCTACATCCTGCTGCTCGTGGCCGCGCTGCGCGTCGCGTTCCGCGCGCGCGATCCGTTCGGGATGCTGCTCGCCTCCGGCGTCGTCGCGATGCTCGTGTTCCAGATCCTGGTCAATGTCGGCATGGCGATCTCGCTCATGCCCGTGACGGGCATCCCGCTGCCGTTCATCTCGCACGGCGGCAGCTCGCTCGTGTCGATCTGCTTCGCGCTCGGCGTGTTGCAATCGGTCGCGATGCGACGCCCCGGACCGGAGATCGGCTAG
- a CDS encoding DUF402 domain-containing protein, with amino-acid sequence MYSLIRLDKRIPDGSIWQTRWGYLLPPVAGWTRVYQPAGTRWSNPLGGWTAKVEGITILHPDRPFTIACHGPSGAKRFYIDVAHRFHTVGDVLEFTDLFLDVMIDPSGAVSEKDEHQLIFLPPEERKFALAARDEVRRLIAAGDPLFDQHGPYYAVPEGAETLPPSTLTTELD; translated from the coding sequence ATGTACTCGCTCATCCGTCTCGACAAGCGCATCCCCGACGGCTCGATCTGGCAGACCCGTTGGGGGTACCTGCTGCCACCGGTGGCTGGATGGACGCGCGTCTACCAGCCGGCAGGCACGCGGTGGTCCAATCCGCTCGGCGGGTGGACGGCGAAGGTCGAGGGCATCACCATCCTCCATCCGGATCGGCCATTCACGATCGCGTGCCACGGTCCCAGCGGCGCGAAGCGCTTTTACATCGACGTCGCGCACCGCTTTCACACCGTGGGCGACGTCCTCGAGTTCACGGATCTGTTCCTCGACGTGATGATCGATCCGTCGGGCGCGGTGAGCGAGAAGGACGAGCATCAGCTGATCTTCCTGCCGCCGGAGGAACGCAAGTTCGCGCTCGCAGCGAGAGACGAGGTGCGTCGTTTGATCGCGGCAGGTGATCCCCTCTTCGATCAGCACGGTCCGTATTACGCGGTGCCGGAGGGGGCCGAGACCCTGCCGCCTTCAACGCTTACGACGGAGCTGGACTAG
- the leuS gene encoding leucine--tRNA ligase, with product MAVAKQRIEKYDPASIEAKWQEEWVRSGLHETPDESDRPNFYFLTMFPYPSGDIHVGHWYAFAPPDAAARFLRMRGHNVLFPMGFDAFGINAENAAIDRKIHPAVWTEKNMAHMRDQFRRMGTAIDWRREVITCYPEYYRWNQWMFLKLFEKGLAYRGEAPVNWCPRDETVLANEQVIAGRCERCDTPVVKRQMTQWFYKITKYADELLKFEGLDWPERVRVLQTNWIGRSEGAEIAFPVEGHAGDEIRFFTTRPDTIYGATFMVLAPEHPLVAKVTVPARRAEVEKYVERARNMAEIERTSAEREKTGVDTGAFARNVFTGERIPIFVADYVLSTYGTGAIMAVPGHDERDFEFAKKHGLEIREVISPDGKEHAVLSEPYIGEGAMVRSGPLSGTRSEAGKQAVAEDAKKRGIGKPSVTYRLRDWLISRQRYWGTPIPIVHCDTDGAVPVPYDQLPVELPRDVEFTGRGGSPLARVASFVNTTCPKCGKPARRDTDTMDTFVDSSWYMYRYVDPKIDTAFMNKAIGRKWLPVKQYTGGVEHAILHLLYMRFMTKALRDLGELPFDEPVLRFRYQGTIVFKGRKMSKSRGNVQTPDEYVKQYGADTLRLFMMFMGPWVDGADWDASGIEGTYRFLWRVWELALTDPAPARARDADVDGAVHRTIKKVTEDLGDYHFNTAVAAMMELANTLQHATGTSRNEGIATLVLLLAPFAPHMTEELWHRRGGAGSVHQQSWPTYDETVAAPREVTIVVQVDGKVRDRIPMAAGRPDTDVQRAALASPKVQAALDGAKPTKVIVVPDRIVSIVTR from the coding sequence ATGGCAGTGGCGAAGCAGCGGATCGAGAAATACGACCCGGCGAGCATCGAGGCGAAGTGGCAGGAAGAGTGGGTGCGTTCCGGTCTCCACGAGACACCGGACGAAAGTGATCGCCCGAACTTCTATTTCCTGACGATGTTCCCGTACCCGTCGGGCGACATTCACGTCGGTCACTGGTACGCGTTCGCGCCACCGGACGCCGCCGCGCGCTTCCTGCGCATGCGCGGGCACAACGTGCTGTTCCCGATGGGCTTCGATGCGTTCGGCATCAACGCCGAGAACGCGGCCATCGATCGCAAGATCCACCCCGCCGTGTGGACCGAAAAGAACATGGCGCACATGCGCGACCAGTTCCGCCGGATGGGGACCGCGATCGACTGGCGCCGCGAGGTGATCACCTGCTACCCCGAGTACTACCGCTGGAACCAGTGGATGTTCCTGAAGCTGTTCGAGAAAGGCCTGGCCTACCGCGGCGAGGCGCCGGTTAACTGGTGCCCGCGCGACGAGACGGTGCTGGCCAACGAGCAGGTCATCGCCGGCCGCTGCGAGCGCTGCGATACGCCTGTCGTGAAGCGGCAGATGACGCAGTGGTTCTACAAGATCACGAAGTACGCGGATGAGCTGCTGAAGTTCGAAGGCCTCGACTGGCCGGAGCGCGTGCGCGTCCTGCAGACGAACTGGATCGGTCGCTCGGAGGGCGCCGAGATCGCGTTCCCGGTCGAGGGTCACGCCGGCGATGAGATCCGGTTCTTCACCACGCGGCCGGACACGATCTATGGCGCCACGTTCATGGTCCTGGCCCCGGAGCATCCGCTGGTCGCGAAGGTCACCGTGCCCGCGCGCCGCGCCGAGGTCGAGAAGTACGTCGAGCGCGCGCGCAACATGGCCGAGATCGAGCGCACGTCCGCGGAGCGCGAGAAGACCGGCGTCGACACCGGAGCATTCGCGCGCAACGTCTTCACCGGAGAGCGGATCCCGATCTTCGTCGCCGACTACGTCCTGTCGACCTATGGGACCGGAGCGATCATGGCCGTCCCCGGACACGACGAGCGCGACTTCGAGTTCGCGAAGAAGCATGGGCTGGAGATCCGCGAGGTCATCTCGCCCGACGGCAAAGAGCACGCCGTTCTGAGCGAGCCGTACATCGGCGAGGGCGCGATGGTGCGCAGCGGTCCCCTGAGCGGGACGCGCAGCGAGGCGGGGAAGCAGGCCGTCGCGGAGGACGCGAAGAAGCGCGGTATCGGGAAGCCCTCCGTCACCTATCGCCTGCGGGACTGGCTGATCTCCCGGCAGCGCTACTGGGGCACGCCGATCCCGATCGTCCACTGCGACACCGACGGCGCTGTTCCGGTGCCCTACGACCAGCTGCCCGTTGAGCTCCCACGTGATGTCGAGTTCACCGGGCGCGGCGGGTCCCCGCTGGCACGCGTCGCCTCGTTCGTCAACACGACGTGCCCGAAGTGCGGCAAGCCGGCGCGCCGCGACACGGACACGATGGACACGTTCGTGGACTCGTCCTGGTACATGTACCGCTACGTCGATCCCAAGATCGACACGGCGTTCATGAACAAGGCCATCGGCCGCAAGTGGTTGCCGGTCAAGCAGTACACCGGCGGCGTCGAGCACGCGATCCTGCATCTGCTGTACATGCGCTTCATGACGAAGGCGCTTCGCGATCTGGGCGAGCTGCCATTCGACGAGCCCGTGCTGCGGTTCCGCTATCAGGGGACGATCGTCTTCAAGGGTCGCAAGATGTCGAAGTCGCGCGGCAACGTGCAGACGCCCGACGAATACGTCAAGCAGTACGGCGCAGACACGCTGCGGTTGTTCATGATGTTCATGGGCCCGTGGGTGGACGGCGCGGATTGGGACGCCTCCGGGATCGAGGGCACGTACCGGTTCCTGTGGCGCGTGTGGGAGCTGGCGTTGACCGATCCCGCACCGGCGCGCGCGCGCGACGCGGACGTCGATGGTGCGGTGCATCGCACGATCAAAAAGGTCACCGAGGACCTGGGCGACTATCACTTCAACACCGCGGTGGCCGCGATGATGGAGCTGGCCAACACGCTGCAGCACGCCACCGGGACCAGCCGCAATGAGGGCATCGCGACGCTCGTGCTGCTGCTGGCGCCGTTCGCGCCGCACATGACCGAGGAGCTGTGGCACCGCCGCGGGGGTGCGGGATCGGTCCATCAGCAGAGCTGGCCGACATACGACGAGACGGTCGCCGCGCCGCGCGAGGTCACGATCGTCGTTCAGGTCGACGGCAAGGTGCGCGATCGGATCCCCATGGCCGCTGGCCGGCCGGACACCGACGTGCAGCGCGCCGCCCTGGCGAGTCCAAAGGTGCAGGCCGCGCTGGATGGAGCGAAGCCGACCAAGGTGATCGTCGTGCCCGACCGCATTGTGAGTATCGTGACGAGGTGA
- a CDS encoding helix-hairpin-helix domain-containing protein gives MPRPLVIAALVAVAAGAFVLVARARTPAPVPVEVVEATPEPTPPPLIVVDVEGAVARPGVVRLASGARVADALAAAGGTTPDADPAALNKASTLRDGARVYVPRYGETPPAGSVGSESERKIDINHATPAELESLPGIGPSTAARIVRARELRAFAKVEELQTRGLVTGRVLSDIRDLVTTR, from the coding sequence ATGCCCCGGCCGCTTGTCATCGCCGCGCTCGTCGCTGTCGCCGCCGGCGCGTTCGTGCTCGTCGCGCGTGCCCGAACGCCTGCGCCGGTGCCGGTCGAGGTCGTGGAAGCGACACCCGAGCCCACCCCGCCTCCGCTCATCGTGGTGGATGTCGAGGGCGCGGTCGCGCGGCCCGGCGTGGTCAGGCTAGCCTCTGGCGCGCGCGTCGCCGATGCACTTGCGGCGGCCGGCGGAACGACCCCTGATGCCGATCCGGCGGCCCTGAACAAAGCCTCGACGCTGCGGGATGGCGCGCGTGTGTACGTGCCCCGCTACGGCGAGACGCCGCCTGCGGGCAGCGTCGGAAGCGAGTCCGAGCGCAAGATCGACATCAATCACGCCACGCCGGCGGAGCTGGAATCGCTCCCCGGCATCGGGCCGAGCACCGCCGCGCGAATCGTCCGCGCGCGCGAGCTCAGGGCGTTCGCGAAGGTAGAGGAGCTCCAGACGCGCGGGCTCGTAACCGGGCGCGTCCTCTCCGATATCCGTGACCTCGTCACGACGCGGTAG
- a CDS encoding ComEC/Rec2 family competence protein, which yields MSALFLSPLLPAALLAVLVALAGRASLPLALALGAVSAVGCAALALASANGPRRSLWACACASAVGVSLRLVLGPVPGVDLAQLVSFDALRADLARPLRLLVPEPESGILLGIVLGERASVSPDLAYAFAVSGTTHLLAISGFNMTLVGTAVALALRGRARPTMRAVATVAAIVAYSLLVGLGPSVMRAALMASVASVGLASGRRAATANALCVAVTAMLFADPAAIADLGFLLSAAATAGLVLWQAPLSARFALLPGVLREGLATTLAASAPTLPIVAAAFGRVSLVSPVANLVAVPLFPPLMITGAAASVLGALSVDVARPVALVAYGCALALRIVVETFAALPIAAVGVPSGPVTGLVVGLVIVAVVRGAPRIRGQLRLPRIALPSMHAPRGALLAVPALVVAGVLAWPGADPEVRVRALDVGQGDAYLVELGGAILLIDGGPDPARLMEELGASLPPWRRRIDVVALTHAHLDHGAGLIAVLDRYEVGMTLEPVGLNPGALTDLWAAGISRAHAARHAVRAGQRLRVGDAVIAVLSPESDPRVDTPSLVLRVERGRFSALFMGDATDEALADLLLHREGLHSRVYVPPHQRDGTHLHHVTVDGLAEWIAWWDAREASA from the coding sequence GTGAGCGCCCTCTTCCTCTCGCCACTGCTGCCCGCCGCCCTGCTCGCTGTTCTTGTCGCTCTTGCCGGGCGCGCATCGTTGCCACTCGCACTCGCGCTCGGCGCGGTCAGCGCCGTCGGCTGCGCGGCGCTCGCGCTCGCGAGCGCCAACGGGCCGCGCCGGTCGCTGTGGGCGTGCGCCTGCGCATCGGCTGTGGGCGTCTCCCTGCGGCTTGTGCTCGGTCCGGTGCCCGGGGTCGACCTCGCCCAGCTCGTGTCGTTCGATGCGCTTCGCGCGGATCTCGCGCGTCCGCTTCGACTTCTCGTGCCCGAACCGGAGAGCGGCATCCTGCTTGGCATCGTTCTCGGTGAACGCGCGAGCGTCTCGCCGGATCTCGCGTACGCGTTCGCCGTGAGCGGCACCACGCACCTTCTCGCGATCTCTGGTTTCAACATGACGCTCGTCGGCACCGCCGTCGCCCTTGCCCTCCGTGGTCGCGCGCGTCCCACCATGCGTGCTGTCGCGACCGTTGCCGCGATCGTCGCGTACAGCCTGCTCGTCGGTCTCGGCCCGAGCGTCATGCGCGCGGCGCTGATGGCGTCGGTCGCGTCGGTCGGTCTCGCATCGGGCCGCCGCGCAGCGACCGCGAACGCGCTCTGCGTCGCCGTGACGGCGATGCTCTTCGCCGATCCCGCCGCGATCGCGGACCTCGGCTTCCTGCTGTCCGCAGCGGCGACCGCGGGTCTCGTGCTCTGGCAGGCGCCGCTCTCCGCGCGCTTCGCCCTCCTGCCCGGCGTGCTGCGCGAGGGACTGGCGACGACGCTCGCCGCCAGCGCGCCAACGCTGCCCATCGTCGCGGCCGCCTTCGGGCGCGTGTCGCTCGTGTCACCGGTCGCGAATCTCGTCGCGGTCCCGCTGTTCCCGCCGCTCATGATCACCGGCGCGGCGGCGAGCGTGCTCGGCGCGCTCTCGGTCGACGTCGCGCGCCCGGTCGCGCTCGTCGCGTATGGATGCGCGCTGGCGCTGCGCATCGTCGTCGAGACGTTCGCCGCCCTGCCCATCGCGGCGGTGGGCGTTCCATCCGGGCCTGTGACTGGCCTCGTCGTCGGCCTGGTGATCGTCGCTGTGGTGCGTGGCGCGCCGCGGATCCGTGGACAGCTCCGCCTCCCGCGGATCGCGCTGCCATCGATGCACGCGCCGCGTGGCGCTCTCCTCGCGGTGCCCGCGCTCGTCGTCGCGGGCGTGCTCGCGTGGCCGGGAGCCGATCCGGAAGTTCGTGTTCGCGCGCTCGACGTGGGTCAGGGCGACGCGTATCTGGTCGAGCTTGGCGGAGCGATACTGCTCATCGACGGCGGTCCCGATCCCGCGCGCCTCATGGAGGAGCTCGGCGCGAGCCTTCCGCCGTGGCGGCGGCGCATCGATGTCGTCGCTCTCACACACGCGCACCTGGATCACGGCGCGGGTCTGATCGCTGTCCTCGATCGCTACGAGGTTGGCATGACGCTGGAGCCGGTCGGTCTGAACCCGGGTGCCCTGACGGATCTCTGGGCCGCGGGGATCTCGCGCGCGCACGCCGCGCGCCACGCTGTCCGCGCGGGGCAGCGACTACGTGTCGGCGACGCGGTCATCGCGGTGCTCTCGCCGGAGAGCGATCCGCGTGTCGATACGCCGTCCCTCGTGCTGCGCGTCGAGCGCGGTCGCTTCTCGGCGCTCTTCATGGGAGACGCGACCGATGAGGCTCTCGCCGATCTGCTGCTGCACCGAGAGGGTCTTCACTCGCGGGTCTACGTGCCGCCGCACCAGCGTGACGGGACGCACCTACACCACGTGACTGTCGATGGTCTGGCCGAGTGGATTGCGTGGTGGGACGCGCGGGAGGCGAGTGCGTGA
- a CDS encoding YegP family protein yields the protein MLKSRRGGLTWQTRRSSRSLRTKPTPANSAFASAQRTGEIVAQSEAYSSKDSAKNGIRVIRTEAAGAIDQDLT from the coding sequence ATGCTCAAATCCAGGCGGGGAGGGCTCACGTGGCAGACAAGGCGCAGTTCGAGATCTTTAAGGACAAAGCCGACCCCAGCAAATTCCGCTTTCGCTTCCGCGCAACGAACGGGCGAAATCGTGGCTCAGTCCGAGGCTTACAGCAGCAAGGACTCAGCGAAGAACGGCATCCGTGTCATCCGCACTGAGGCGGCTGGCGCCATTGACCAAGACCTGACTTAG
- a CDS encoding HD domain-containing protein, which produces MTSGQVVGSGVGFGDHPVWEGLTDTPRPRGWGSYQDPVMGHLSLPPLLRQAMDLHAVQRLRSIRQNSGLELVFPGATHTRFEHSVGVMWLAGQAHDTLAHKRNARLREGRQPEWPGLGVATKLAVMFAGLFHDVGHGPYSHTHEEYQKREPALGKRHEERSLTIIKSDQRDIKLFLFKVFAEIRDDDPQAALVLAANVAALAQAQEPSSGLEPWTFLGSIVKADVDVDRLDYLRRDAFHTGVPIGVEPGEMIAAFTLAQVSASEREYLYSNAEQPWKSGDPEPGGASRWTLKLEQHVAPAVERMLSTRDMAYRAMYYHRTNRAVQEMLILAMQRLTDRAPETGANTGTAPSDLDEMTDAELLGSIDQTDPLLHRLYTGLRERRLYEPIGCALRVAGWPEAALTELRELRRAGSIRLRQRMKAVTAAVGIEWVGRSPGRVITDVTDTPVVDQFAYRTRMFWSGDGQVVTFTDDRKSGDTPAPRQSARVGYSLLELLPHLRRRHGVEWESGTKRDLHLEYMREIQVVLFFVPPEFLEEIHGLIRDQEGEARARACDDAYKAKLEPILRGLWTEVQGANNFPAEVTTQPGGWDTSFEEAAEQLRKWLRSEAFPTEGSRRS; this is translated from the coding sequence ATGACGAGCGGGCAAGTAGTGGGCAGCGGCGTGGGGTTCGGTGACCACCCGGTGTGGGAAGGTCTCACCGATACTCCGCGCCCGCGCGGATGGGGGAGCTACCAGGACCCCGTGATGGGGCACCTCTCGCTGCCGCCCTTGCTGCGACAGGCGATGGATCTGCACGCCGTCCAGCGCCTACGATCCATCCGCCAGAATTCCGGGCTCGAGCTCGTGTTTCCTGGCGCAACGCACACGCGGTTCGAGCACAGCGTCGGTGTCATGTGGCTCGCCGGACAAGCCCATGACACGCTCGCGCACAAGCGGAACGCCCGCCTCCGCGAGGGACGCCAGCCCGAGTGGCCGGGGCTGGGTGTCGCCACCAAGCTTGCGGTGATGTTCGCCGGACTGTTCCACGACGTAGGGCACGGGCCTTATAGCCACACGCACGAGGAGTATCAGAAGCGCGAGCCCGCGCTCGGCAAGCGCCACGAGGAGCGCAGCCTGACGATCATCAAGTCCGATCAACGCGACATCAAGCTCTTCCTGTTCAAAGTGTTCGCGGAGATTCGAGACGACGACCCCCAGGCGGCGCTGGTGCTCGCAGCCAACGTCGCGGCGCTGGCGCAGGCGCAGGAACCATCCAGTGGACTCGAGCCCTGGACGTTCCTCGGCAGCATCGTGAAAGCCGACGTGGACGTGGACCGCCTTGATTACTTGCGCCGCGATGCGTTTCACACCGGCGTGCCGATCGGCGTCGAGCCCGGAGAGATGATCGCAGCGTTCACCCTGGCACAGGTCTCCGCGTCGGAGCGTGAGTACCTGTACTCCAACGCGGAGCAGCCATGGAAGTCGGGGGACCCAGAGCCGGGCGGCGCGTCGCGTTGGACTCTCAAGCTCGAGCAGCACGTGGCACCGGCTGTCGAGCGCATGCTCTCCACCCGCGACATGGCCTACCGCGCGATGTACTACCACCGCACGAACCGCGCGGTACAGGAGATGCTCATCCTCGCGATGCAGCGGCTCACCGATCGCGCGCCGGAAACCGGCGCCAACACGGGAACCGCGCCGTCTGACCTCGACGAGATGACCGACGCCGAACTGCTCGGCTCCATTGACCAGACGGACCCGCTGTTGCATCGCTTGTACACCGGTTTGCGCGAACGCCGCTTGTACGAGCCCATCGGCTGCGCGCTGCGCGTCGCGGGGTGGCCGGAAGCCGCGCTCACCGAGCTGCGTGAGCTGCGGCGCGCTGGGAGCATCCGCCTGCGCCAGCGTATGAAGGCGGTCACGGCCGCAGTCGGCATCGAGTGGGTGGGCCGTTCACCGGGTCGCGTCATCACCGACGTGACAGACACACCCGTCGTCGACCAATTCGCCTACCGCACGAGGATGTTCTGGAGTGGCGACGGCCAGGTCGTCACATTCACCGACGATCGCAAGTCCGGCGATACGCCGGCGCCTCGACAATCCGCGCGTGTCGGGTACTCGCTGCTTGAGCTGCTGCCGCACCTACGCCGAAGACACGGCGTGGAGTGGGAGAGCGGTACGAAGCGCGACCTGCACCTCGAGTACATGCGGGAGATTCAGGTCGTCCTGTTCTTCGTTCCGCCGGAGTTCCTCGAGGAGATCCATGGGCTGATCCGGGACCAAGAAGGTGAGGCACGCGCCCGAGCGTGCGACGATGCGTACAAAGCCAAGCTCGAACCCATCCTCCGCGGCCTGTGGACGGAGGTGCAGGGCGCCAACAACTTTCCTGCCGAAGTCACCACCCAGCCGGGCGGTTGGGACACATCGTTCGAGGAGGCGGCGGAGCAACTGAGGAAGTGGCTGCGCTCAGAGGCATTTCCCACCGAGGGCAGCCGGCGCAGCTAG